The following proteins come from a genomic window of Pocillopora verrucosa isolate sample1 chromosome 6, ASM3666991v2, whole genome shotgun sequence:
- the LOC131780724 gene encoding putative uncharacterized protein MYH16 has product MSTQKKSSSTARSKKISATSPARKSSEGVVGDHFSHARIKELEQQVSDLKKRLDELRKAKNTTIIKKDKEYVTTGTPKASSINASTGSPGLADYHKERATSSDTCAVPQNKLQEEDVRILQKNIASLKELHKAELEELNKEVEKQARQSDSNMAAELEKLKQENEELKEENRLLRTRETGLQLQVDNLLEELSKKEAEWCSKEEKLMLEIKTSWGEKYQQWMAQTEQKIEELQAANDFLKRLLQEKNQPSMN; this is encoded by the exons ATGTCAACACAGAAGAAATCTTCCTCTACTGCAAGGAGCAAAAAGATTTCAGCGACAAGCCCTGCTCGCAAATCAAGCGAAGGAGTCGTTGGGGATCATTTTTCTCACGCTAGAATCAAGGAG CTTGAGCAGCAAGTTTCAGATCTTAAGAAGCGCCTAGATGAACTACGCAAAGCAAAAAACACTACCATCATTAAGAAGGACAAAGAATATGTAACTACGGGAACACCAAAAGCCTCTTCCATAAATGCTTCTACAGGATCACCAGGTCTCGCTGATTACCATAAGGAGAGGGCAACTTCATCTGACACATGTGCAGTACCTCAAAATAAGCTCCAAGAGGAGGATGTCagaatattacaaaaaaatatcgCCTCTTTGAAAGAACTTCACAAAGCTGAGCTCGAGGAACTGAATAAAGAAGTAGAGAAGCAG GCCAGACAGTCAGACTCAAACATGGCAGCTGAACTCGAAAAACTCAAACAGGAAAATGAGGAACTTAAGGAAGAAAATAGATTGTTGCGTACCAGGGAAACAGGACTTCAACTGCAGGTTGATAATTTGTTGGAAGAACTAAGCAAGAAAGAAGCAGAATGGTGTTCGAAAGAGGAAAAGCTCATGTTAGAG ATAAAGACTTCTTGGGGTGAAAAGTACCAACAATGGATGGCTCAGACAGAACAGAAGATTGAAGAACTGCAGGCAGCCAACGATTTTCT GAAAAGATTGCTACAAGAGAAGAACCAGCCCAGTATGAACTGA